In a single window of the Bacteroidales bacterium genome:
- a CDS encoding DUF1641 domain-containing protein, producing the protein MDNSIQIQINELHQKMDVLLDYVNKQRLNSEVVEDLIADVSIIGKDVYDSTVEELENRAIEIQPAELTELGISFLRNIQNFNMMIGTFESMVDLSKEVGPIANEMIIDFQKKLGEFEEKGYFTFLEKITALLDKTISSVDPKFLDELTENIPALLNLVSKINWPVVIQMGDKLASSMEQVDFNNPPQYSLFKTAREMNSPEMKRTMGLMISVAKGLGVKR; encoded by the coding sequence ATGGATAATTCAATACAAATACAAATAAATGAGCTCCACCAAAAGATGGATGTGCTGTTGGACTATGTAAATAAACAGCGCCTAAATTCTGAAGTGGTGGAAGATTTGATAGCCGATGTGTCCATCATTGGAAAGGATGTGTACGACTCAACAGTTGAAGAGTTGGAAAATCGTGCAATAGAGATTCAGCCAGCAGAATTAACAGAATTAGGAATTAGCTTTCTGCGAAACATTCAAAATTTCAATATGATGATTGGAACTTTTGAATCGATGGTGGATTTAAGCAAAGAAGTTGGTCCTATTGCCAATGAAATGATTATCGACTTTCAGAAGAAGCTGGGTGAATTTGAAGAGAAAGGATATTTCACTTTCCTAGAGAAAATAACAGCCTTACTTGATAAAACAATTTCTTCTGTAGATCCTAAGTTCTTGGATGAGTTAACGGAAAATATTCCCGCTTTACTCAATTTAGTAAGTAAGATAAATTGGCCTGTCGTAATTCAAATGGGCGATAAATTGGCGAGCAGTATGGAGCAAGTAGATTTTAACAATCCACCTCAGTACTCACTTTTTAAAACGGCTCGAGAAATGAATTCTCCTGAGATGAAAAGGACAATGGGACTAATGATAAGTGTGGCGAAAGGTTTGGGAGTGAAGAGGTGA
- a CDS encoding TusE/DsrC/DsvC family sulfur relay protein, translated as MSEKTIAGKTINLTDEGYLEDSSQWSKEVATELAKEEGIELTEKHFEVLEFLRKEDAAGAALSIRKVGKSGIVDIKQLYQLFPGGPLKLSSKFAGIGKPTSCV; from the coding sequence ATGTCAGAAAAAACAATAGCAGGAAAAACCATTAATCTAACCGATGAAGGATATTTAGAAGATTCTTCACAATGGAGTAAAGAAGTAGCAACAGAATTGGCTAAAGAAGAAGGCATTGAGCTAACTGAAAAACATTTCGAAGTACTGGAGTTTTTACGCAAAGAAGATGCTGCTGGGGCAGCATTGAGTATTCGTAAAGTTGGAAAATCAGGTATTGTTGATATCAAGCAATTGTATCAATTATTTCCAGGTGGACCATTAAAATTATCTTCAAAATTTGCCGGAATAGGCAAACCAACGAGT